In the Alkaliphilus oremlandii OhILAs genome, one interval contains:
- a CDS encoding bifunctional riboflavin kinase/FAD synthetase, with product MNTVTICDELDKSILRGVALGNFDGVHIGHQKLISTLIRECKEKNLESCVYTFGNHPLSIITEKNEHPQITNMDMKKRLLESLEVELLYLENFNKEFMSLTPEGFVKDILVDRLNCKIVVVGFDYTFGYKAKGNVQVLKELGLKYGFTVYEISPVTIDNIKVGSTIIREYIKDGNFEKANTFLGRPYAIYSMVINGKGIGNKLGYPTANIRIEPSHLVPIEGVYATYIRVNGKFYKGATSVGTNPTFGVNQTTVETFILDFNEDIYNECIEVQFIKKLRDQIKFKNTDDLVAQIKEDANNAKKYLQL from the coding sequence ATGAATACAGTTACGATTTGTGATGAATTAGATAAAAGTATACTTAGAGGCGTCGCTTTAGGAAACTTTGACGGTGTTCATATTGGACATCAAAAGTTAATATCAACTTTAATAAGGGAATGTAAGGAAAAAAATTTAGAGTCATGCGTATATACCTTTGGAAATCATCCCTTATCGATTATTACAGAAAAAAATGAGCATCCTCAGATAACAAATATGGATATGAAAAAGAGACTTTTAGAATCTTTAGAGGTTGAACTTCTATATCTTGAGAATTTTAATAAGGAATTTATGTCTTTAACGCCAGAGGGCTTTGTAAAGGATATTTTAGTGGACCGATTAAATTGTAAAATTGTTGTTGTAGGATTTGATTATACTTTTGGATATAAAGCCAAAGGGAATGTACAGGTCTTAAAAGAACTAGGCCTTAAGTATGGATTTACGGTTTATGAAATCAGTCCTGTTACTATTGATAACATAAAGGTAGGAAGCACTATAATAAGAGAGTATATCAAAGATGGCAACTTTGAGAAGGCAAATACATTTCTAGGTAGACCGTACGCCATCTATAGCATGGTGATCAATGGAAAAGGCATCGGAAACAAATTAGGGTATCCTACTGCAAATATTCGAATAGAGCCGTCGCATTTAGTTCCTATAGAGGGGGTATATGCTACCTACATCAGAGTGAACGGAAAGTTTTATAAAGGTGCAACAAGCGTTGGAACGAACCCTACTTTTGGTGTAAATCAAACTACCGTGGAGACATTTATCCTTGATTTTAATGAGGATATTTATAATGAATGCATAGAGGTGCAATTTATAAAGAAACTGAGAGATCAAATTAAATTCAAGAATACCGATGACTTAGTTGCCCAAATTAAAGAAGATGCAAATAATGCAAAAAAATATTTACAATTATAA
- the rpsO gene encoding 30S ribosomal protein S15: MIQENKKTIIDTFKTHENDTGSPEVQIALLTERINHLNEHLKSHKKDFHSRRGLLKMVGKRRNLLNYLKDRDIERYREIIAKLGLRK; this comes from the coding sequence ATGATACAAGAAAACAAAAAAACAATCATCGATACTTTTAAAACTCACGAGAATGATACAGGTTCTCCAGAAGTGCAAATCGCATTATTAACTGAAAGAATCAATCATTTAAATGAGCATTTAAAATCTCACAAAAAAGACTTCCACTCTAGAAGAGGGCTTTTAAAGATGGTAGGTAAAAGAAGAAACCTTCTAAACTACCTTAAAGATAGAGATATCGAAAGATACAGAGAAATTATTGCAAAATTAGGATTAAGAAAATAA
- the pnp gene encoding polyribonucleotide nucleotidyltransferase, which produces MFKVFKKEIAGRVLEVEVGKLAQLSNGSCLLKYGQTAVLVNACASKSPREGIDFFPLSVDYEEKMYAAGKIPGGFIKREGRPSENAILTSRLIDRPIRPLFPDGYRNDVQIIATVLSVDIDCTPDIVAMLGSSIALSISDIPFQGPTASVHVGLVDGKLLINPTSDEREHSSLDLVVSGTKDAVMMIEAGANEVTEAQMLEAILFAHEEIKNIISFIEEIAAEVGKEKQEVVTLEINEDFETEVRAYAKTRISEAIRTVEKLERNAKIELANEETINYFYEKYQEELNLKQIHTILDSILKEETRNLILYDKKRPDDRQHDEIRPISCEVDLLPKTHGSGLFTRGQTQVLSIVTLGAIGDVQILDGLGKEESKRYMHHYNFPPYSVGETKMLRSPGRREIGHGALAERALEPMIPSQDDFPYAIRVVSEVLASNGSSSQASVCGSTLSLLDAGVPLKDMVAGIAMGLVKEGDAVAILSDIQGMEDHLGDMDFKVAGTAKGITAIQMDIKIKGIDEPILKDALEQARVGRLYILDKMKEAISSPRPELSPYAPRMLKMKIHPDKIREVIGSGGKTINKIIEDTGVKIDIENDGTIFIAAQTQEAGELALSIINNIVREPEIGDIFKGKVIKLMNFGAFVEILPGKEGLVHISNLAHERVNKVEDVLAVGDEIDVKVIEIDQQGKVSLSRKALLPKDNDKKQDDPQKA; this is translated from the coding sequence ATGTTTAAAGTTTTTAAAAAAGAAATCGCTGGAAGAGTTTTAGAGGTTGAAGTCGGAAAATTGGCGCAGCTTTCTAATGGTTCTTGTCTTTTAAAATATGGACAGACTGCTGTTTTAGTAAATGCATGCGCTTCTAAATCACCGAGAGAGGGAATCGATTTTTTTCCATTAAGCGTTGATTATGAAGAAAAAATGTATGCTGCTGGAAAGATCCCTGGAGGTTTTATAAAAAGGGAAGGTAGACCTAGCGAAAATGCCATATTAACATCTCGATTAATTGATCGTCCTATTCGACCGCTATTCCCAGATGGATATAGAAACGATGTACAAATCATTGCAACCGTTCTATCTGTAGATATTGATTGCACACCGGACATTGTTGCTATGCTGGGTTCTTCTATTGCATTATCCATTTCTGATATTCCATTCCAAGGGCCGACAGCTTCGGTACATGTAGGATTGGTAGATGGAAAACTCCTGATCAACCCTACAAGTGATGAGAGAGAACATAGTAGCTTAGATCTTGTTGTTTCTGGTACGAAAGACGCTGTCATGATGATTGAAGCAGGTGCTAATGAAGTAACAGAGGCGCAGATGCTGGAAGCAATTCTATTTGCTCATGAAGAAATTAAGAATATCATCTCATTTATTGAAGAAATTGCAGCAGAGGTTGGTAAGGAAAAGCAGGAGGTTGTTACTTTAGAAATCAATGAAGATTTTGAAACTGAGGTAAGAGCCTATGCTAAGACTCGAATATCTGAAGCTATCCGAACCGTGGAGAAGTTAGAACGTAATGCAAAAATTGAATTAGCTAATGAGGAAACCATCAACTATTTCTATGAGAAATACCAAGAAGAACTGAATTTAAAGCAAATACATACAATTTTAGATTCCATTTTAAAGGAAGAAACTAGAAACCTCATCCTATACGATAAAAAAAGACCGGATGATCGACAGCACGATGAAATCAGACCGATTTCTTGCGAAGTAGATCTATTACCGAAAACTCATGGTTCGGGTCTATTTACAAGGGGACAAACCCAAGTATTATCCATCGTAACACTAGGTGCAATCGGTGATGTGCAAATTTTAGATGGCCTTGGCAAGGAAGAATCTAAACGATACATGCATCATTATAATTTTCCACCTTATAGTGTTGGAGAAACAAAGATGTTAAGAAGTCCTGGAAGACGTGAAATTGGTCACGGTGCTTTAGCAGAAAGGGCTCTAGAGCCAATGATTCCTTCTCAAGATGACTTTCCTTATGCAATTCGTGTTGTTTCAGAAGTTTTAGCTTCCAATGGTTCTTCTTCACAAGCAAGTGTGTGTGGCAGTACATTATCCCTATTAGATGCCGGAGTTCCTTTAAAAGATATGGTTGCAGGGATTGCCATGGGATTGGTTAAAGAAGGCGATGCTGTAGCAATTCTATCGGATATACAAGGTATGGAAGATCACCTTGGAGACATGGACTTTAAAGTAGCTGGAACAGCGAAAGGAATTACTGCGATCCAAATGGATATCAAAATTAAAGGGATTGATGAGCCGATTTTAAAAGATGCTCTTGAACAAGCTAGAGTTGGCCGATTATATATCCTAGATAAAATGAAGGAAGCAATCAGCTCACCTAGACCAGAATTATCTCCATATGCACCACGTATGTTGAAAATGAAAATCCATCCAGATAAAATTAGAGAAGTTATTGGTTCTGGCGGAAAAACTATCAACAAAATCATTGAAGATACCGGTGTTAAAATTGATATCGAAAATGATGGTACAATATTCATCGCTGCTCAAACTCAAGAAGCTGGAGAACTTGCTCTTAGCATTATTAATAATATTGTTCGTGAACCTGAAATCGGCGATATATTTAAGGGTAAAGTTATCAAACTTATGAATTTTGGTGCTTTTGTAGAAATACTTCCTGGTAAGGAAGGTCTCGTACACATTTCTAATTTAGCCCATGAAAGAGTAAATAAAGTAGAGGATGTTCTAGCTGTAGGGGACGAGATCGATGTTAAAGTCATTGAGATTGATCAGCAAGGTAAAGTAAGCTTATCTAGAAAAGCACTTCTACCGAAGGACAATGATAAAAAGCAAGACGACCCACAAAAGGCATAA
- a CDS encoding polysaccharide deacetylase family protein, which yields MVIIINKRFARILSAVIISILIITISLFLFNSREREVFNNLHTNELKAIDRGNINSKYISFACNVDWGNEVIPDILDILDKENVKITFFVTGRWASKFPDLMQKIVDAGHEIGSHGYEHLDYGALSLEKNKEQIKKADEILNKYIDTKLTLFAPPSGAYNEHTLTAANELGYKTILWTIDTIDWRAGSTKEVIVDRVLKKNDFKGAIVLMHPMPETAKALPQLIQAMRDNNLEVGRVSDILAE from the coding sequence ATGGTAATTATTATAAATAAAAGGTTTGCAAGGATATTATCTGCAGTGATTATCAGCATATTGATCATCACAATATCTTTATTCTTATTTAACAGCAGAGAACGTGAAGTTTTTAATAATTTACATACCAATGAATTAAAGGCCATCGATAGAGGTAATATAAATAGTAAATACATATCTTTTGCCTGCAATGTAGATTGGGGGAACGAAGTTATACCAGATATATTAGATATACTGGATAAGGAAAATGTCAAAATCACCTTTTTTGTAACTGGAAGATGGGCCAGTAAGTTTCCCGACTTAATGCAAAAAATAGTGGACGCAGGCCACGAAATTGGAAGCCACGGGTACGAGCATCTAGACTATGGTGCACTATCACTGGAGAAAAATAAAGAGCAGATAAAAAAAGCGGATGAAATATTGAACAAATATATAGATACAAAACTCACCTTATTTGCACCTCCTTCTGGAGCTTATAATGAACATACTTTAACTGCAGCAAATGAACTAGGTTATAAAACCATACTTTGGACAATAGATACCATCGATTGGCGTGCTGGCAGCACAAAGGAAGTCATTGTAGACAGAGTACTTAAGAAAAATGACTTTAAGGGTGCAATTGTATTGATGCACCCAATGCCTGAGACTGCAAAAGCTTTACCTCAATTAATTCAAGCTATGCGAGATAATAATTTAGAAGTAGGAAGAGTAAGTGATATTCTAGCTGAATAA
- a CDS encoding M16 family metallopeptidase codes for MYKRYTLENGLRVVTEHIPYVKSISIGVWIEAGAQNESSLNNGISHFIEHMLFKGTEKRSAKDIAEVIDSIGGQMNAFTSKECTCYYTKVLDSHYNLALDVLADMVFHSKFDPTEIEKERSVILEEINMYEDSPEDLVHDIASQTLFKNDPLGMPILGTKETLNNITREMILDYIKEYYVSNNAVLSIAGNFNETTLLEEIQRQFGIWTPNNQLKKVKKPADFNFENIYKNKDIEQTHICMAFKGFELDNENTYPLLVLNNILGGSMSSRLFQSIREERGLAYSIYSYPSVYKNGGNLVIYAGANPNQVEEIIRIVREEINEIVTNSISDEELNKSKEQLKGNYILGLESTSGRMTSIGKSELLLNRIYSPKEILDKIESVKSADIERIIQKVFNFAEMSITAVGKNNPIKI; via the coding sequence ATGTATAAACGATATACTTTAGAAAATGGATTAAGAGTTGTAACAGAACATATCCCTTATGTAAAATCAATTTCCATTGGCGTTTGGATTGAAGCAGGAGCTCAAAACGAAAGTTCCTTAAATAATGGAATATCTCATTTTATAGAACATATGCTCTTTAAAGGAACTGAGAAGAGAAGTGCTAAAGATATAGCTGAAGTTATAGATAGTATCGGAGGCCAAATGAATGCTTTCACAAGTAAAGAATGCACCTGCTACTACACAAAGGTTTTAGATAGCCATTATAATCTGGCCCTAGATGTCCTAGCAGACATGGTATTCCATTCTAAATTTGACCCAACTGAAATAGAAAAAGAAAGAAGTGTCATATTAGAAGAAATTAATATGTATGAAGATTCTCCTGAAGATTTAGTCCATGATATTGCATCGCAGACTTTATTTAAAAACGATCCTTTAGGTATGCCCATTCTGGGTACAAAGGAGACTCTTAATAATATTACGAGAGAAATGATTTTAGATTATATCAAAGAATACTATGTATCGAATAATGCAGTGCTATCCATTGCAGGGAACTTCAATGAAACTACATTATTAGAAGAGATCCAACGCCAATTTGGTATTTGGACCCCCAACAACCAGTTAAAAAAGGTAAAAAAGCCTGCTGATTTTAATTTTGAAAATATTTATAAAAATAAAGATATAGAGCAAACCCATATTTGTATGGCGTTTAAAGGCTTTGAGCTAGATAATGAAAATACTTACCCTCTATTGGTCCTAAATAATATCCTAGGTGGTAGTATGAGCTCCAGATTATTTCAAAGTATACGGGAAGAAAGAGGATTGGCCTACTCTATCTATTCTTATCCATCGGTTTATAAAAATGGTGGTAATTTAGTTATATATGCAGGAGCAAACCCTAATCAAGTTGAAGAGATCATCCGTATTGTTCGAGAGGAAATTAACGAAATCGTTACGAATTCCATCAGTGATGAAGAACTCAACAAATCTAAAGAACAGCTTAAAGGAAACTATATTCTTGGCTTAGAAAGTACCAGTGGCAGAATGACATCCATAGGAAAATCCGAATTATTATTGAACAGAATATACAGCCCAAAAGAAATACTAGATAAAATTGAGTCGGTAAAATCAGCCGATATAGAGCGTATCATTCAAAAAGTATTTAACTTTGCAGAAATGTCCATCACAGCTGTAGGGAAAAACAATCCTATAAAAATTTAG
- a CDS encoding YlmC/YmxH family sporulation protein → MRLSTIGGKEIVNLCDGSRLGIIAESDLLIDEKTGRIHSLLIPGPRGFLGLFASNSLTEIPWDAIKKIGSDMIIIESENEQRTKY, encoded by the coding sequence ATGCGACTCAGTACGATCGGAGGAAAAGAAATCGTAAACTTATGTGATGGGAGTAGATTAGGAATCATAGCAGAATCTGATTTGCTGATTGATGAAAAGACTGGTAGAATACATTCTTTGCTAATACCGGGACCCAGAGGCTTTTTAGGGTTGTTTGCGAGTAATTCCTTGACTGAAATTCCTTGGGATGCTATAAAAAAGATTGGTAGTGATATGATCATTATAGAGTCTGAAAATGAACAACGAACAAAGTATTAG
- a CDS encoding ClpP family protease: MDKFEEKLKHDKITMNNENNPNLKEPEENSRQMENLREFGVNDLPQSDKSIYTMNIIGQIEGHMIAAPQNKSTKYEHIIPQLVAVEEDPKIKGLLVILNTMGGDVEAGLAIAELIGSLSKPTVTLVIGGGHSIGVPLATAGDYSFIAPTATMTIHPIRMNGLVIGIPQTFRYFLKMQERIINFVLRTSNVERETFTSLMNATDELANDVGTILIGEEAVHHGLIDEVGGLNSAISKLKDLIRENE, encoded by the coding sequence ATGGATAAATTTGAAGAAAAACTGAAGCATGATAAAATTACCATGAACAATGAAAACAATCCAAATCTTAAAGAGCCTGAGGAAAATTCTAGGCAAATGGAAAATCTTCGTGAATTCGGTGTAAATGATTTACCACAATCTGATAAAAGTATCTATACCATGAACATCATTGGACAAATTGAGGGACATATGATTGCAGCACCACAGAATAAATCTACAAAATATGAGCATATCATCCCTCAGCTAGTCGCTGTAGAAGAAGATCCTAAGATTAAAGGTTTACTGGTTATTTTAAATACAATGGGAGGAGATGTGGAGGCTGGTTTAGCTATCGCGGAACTAATCGGTAGTCTATCTAAGCCCACAGTGACATTGGTGATCGGCGGAGGACATAGCATAGGGGTACCACTAGCTACAGCTGGTGATTATTCTTTCATTGCACCTACAGCTACGATGACAATCCATCCCATCCGAATGAATGGATTGGTTATTGGAATCCCTCAAACTTTTCGATATTTTCTGAAGATGCAGGAGAGAATCATAAATTTTGTATTAAGAACCTCCAATGTGGAAAGAGAAACCTTCACTTCCCTAATGAATGCAACGGATGAATTAGCCAATGATGTCGGTACCATTTTAATTGGAGAAGAGGCAGTTCATCATGGCTTAATTGATGAAGTTGGTGGATTGAATAGCGCTATATCTAAATTAAAAGATTTAATTAGAGAGAATGAATAA
- a CDS encoding DNA translocase FtsK, translated as MSRKQRKKQDTTINTTIKQFNNEIYGIFTIALGLILFVIVYGNSIGRIGELIKFVLMGLFSTSVAVLPYLLLIYGVFIFINKSLMKKKKTVFFYLLIFISITIFKSLAAIDKVHSISANTNMAWLKEAFTLGTQGIGGGIIGISISILLVSLFGVTITYIIISTLLLISLILHTNISLVSTLANIKDYLIKTIQRIYKGILNFIFVPVKDNNENIKRKVEKKKNSAPHGLKESIPFEKEDSIEDKIKILDFSGSEAQAIVISDSSPEISTSMNQVSSASKEALKSGDSEINISYNNVPQAIAYQFPDIELLNQVVSQSTKDDTKKIKAKAKILEETLLNFGVEAKVVQVNKGPTITRYELQPSAGVKVSKIVNLSDDIALNLAAQAIRIEAPIPGKAAIGIEIPNEDIATVALREVIDTPTYKNSNLNLPFALGKDVSGTPIVTDITKMPHLLVAGATGSGKSVCINTLILSILYNASPDMVKLVLIDPKVVELNQYNGIPHLLIPVVTDPKKATSALNWALQEMTKRYKMFAENGVRDIDGYNNKLQDAKIPYIVIIIDELADLMMVAPNDVEDAICRLAQMARAAGLHLIIATQRPSVDVITGVIKANIPSRIAFSVASQADSRTILDMGGAEKLLGKGDMLFYPVGASKPVRIQGAFISEKEIERIVTFIKEQTNEVHYETEIVEQINQNNIETSNNSDELFNEALKIVVEGQQASISMLQRRLRIGYNRAARLIDEMEAKGFVGAHEGSKPRQVLIDMSFFEHNTNE; from the coding sequence GTGAGCAGAAAACAACGTAAAAAACAAGACACTACAATAAACACTACAATTAAACAATTTAACAATGAAATATATGGTATCTTCACCATTGCATTAGGTTTAATTCTATTCGTAATCGTATATGGCAACAGTATTGGAAGGATTGGGGAGTTGATAAAATTTGTTCTGATGGGCTTATTTTCTACTTCTGTCGCTGTGCTTCCATACTTACTCCTAATATACGGCGTATTTATATTTATTAATAAATCCTTAATGAAGAAAAAGAAAACGGTATTCTTTTATTTGTTGATTTTTATCTCAATTACGATATTTAAATCTCTTGCTGCTATTGATAAGGTTCATAGTATTTCTGCAAATACGAATATGGCGTGGTTAAAAGAAGCTTTTACACTCGGAACACAAGGAATCGGGGGCGGAATTATCGGCATCAGTATCAGTATACTGCTGGTTAGTTTATTCGGTGTCACCATTACTTATATCATCATCAGCACTTTATTACTTATTTCTTTAATTTTGCATACAAATATCTCACTTGTATCTACACTTGCCAATATAAAAGATTATCTTATAAAAACCATACAGCGTATTTATAAGGGGATACTAAACTTTATATTTGTTCCTGTAAAGGATAATAATGAGAACATTAAAAGAAAAGTAGAGAAGAAAAAAAATTCAGCACCTCATGGGCTGAAAGAGTCGATACCTTTTGAAAAAGAGGATAGCATAGAAGATAAAATTAAGATACTAGATTTTTCGGGGAGTGAAGCACAAGCAATCGTGATCTCTGATTCGTCTCCAGAAATCAGCACCTCTATGAATCAAGTCAGCTCAGCTTCTAAAGAAGCTTTAAAATCTGGAGATTCAGAAATAAATATCAGCTATAATAATGTGCCCCAAGCTATAGCATATCAATTTCCTGATATTGAATTATTGAATCAAGTCGTTTCTCAATCGACGAAAGATGATACAAAAAAAATAAAAGCCAAAGCAAAAATATTAGAGGAGACATTGCTTAACTTTGGTGTAGAGGCTAAGGTAGTGCAAGTAAATAAAGGTCCTACGATTACCCGATATGAGCTACAGCCTAGTGCGGGAGTAAAAGTAAGTAAAATTGTAAATTTAAGTGATGATATCGCATTGAATTTAGCTGCTCAGGCCATTCGAATTGAAGCACCAATCCCTGGTAAAGCCGCAATTGGAATAGAAATACCAAATGAAGATATCGCTACTGTTGCACTGAGAGAGGTTATTGATACTCCTACCTATAAAAACTCTAATTTAAATTTGCCATTTGCATTGGGTAAAGACGTATCCGGTACACCGATCGTTACCGACATAACAAAAATGCCACATCTGCTTGTAGCCGGTGCTACGGGCTCTGGAAAAAGTGTTTGTATTAATACATTGATATTAAGCATCTTATATAACGCTAGTCCTGATATGGTAAAACTGGTACTGATTGACCCAAAGGTTGTGGAATTAAATCAATATAATGGCATTCCTCATTTACTGATCCCTGTTGTAACGGATCCTAAAAAAGCAACCAGCGCACTGAATTGGGCTCTACAAGAAATGACGAAGCGATATAAGATGTTTGCTGAAAACGGTGTAAGAGATATTGATGGATATAACAATAAACTTCAGGATGCTAAAATACCATACATTGTTATTATTATAGATGAATTGGCAGATTTAATGATGGTGGCTCCTAACGATGTAGAGGATGCAATTTGCCGTTTAGCTCAAATGGCTAGGGCAGCTGGACTACACTTAATTATCGCTACACAACGTCCTTCTGTAGACGTAATTACAGGGGTAATCAAAGCCAATATACCTTCAAGAATAGCTTTTTCCGTAGCGTCCCAAGCAGACTCTAGAACAATTTTGGATATGGGAGGGGCTGAAAAACTTCTGGGGAAAGGAGATATGTTATTTTATCCTGTTGGTGCAAGTAAACCAGTTCGGATTCAAGGCGCTTTTATTTCAGAAAAAGAAATAGAACGAATTGTAACCTTTATTAAAGAACAGACTAATGAAGTTCATTATGAAACAGAAATTGTAGAACAAATTAATCAAAACAATATAGAGACTTCCAATAATTCTGATGAATTGTTCAATGAAGCTTTAAAAATTGTAGTAGAAGGACAGCAAGCCTCTATTTCTATGCTACAGAGACGATTAAGGATAGGATATAATAGAGCTGCAAGGTTAATTGACGAAATGGAAGCAAAAGGATTTGTCGGCGCTCATGAAGGAAGTAAGCCGAGACAAGTACTCATAGATATGAGTTTTTTTGAACACAATACAAATGAATAA
- the mnmH gene encoding tRNA 2-selenouridine(34) synthase MnmH, whose product MYRKITVEEALYMENSVFIDVRSPVEFEEGSIPNAKNIPILNDDERAIVGTLYKQENQHEAKIQGIQFASYKLQNIYDEINQLIKEQKNVIVFCWRGGLRSGSVCSFLSSLGINVYQLEGGYKKYRKYVMDYFAEGKFKHKCIVLHGYTGVGKTEILEKLEALNIPILNLEKLVRNSGSVFGHFAYKGTKPVKQKEFEANAFEILRKSNSEYIVVESEGHRLGSVTFPQGLYNAIIRGYQVLINTSIEIRVERLVHDYVTNTEGNDEFLANAITGLTKRIGTEKVNQHIDWIKEKSYDKIARELIIEYYDPLYLHSINKYEYSMEINYDDINEVVHKIAHLYHCLEKKS is encoded by the coding sequence TTGTATAGAAAAATAACAGTAGAAGAGGCTCTCTACATGGAAAATTCTGTTTTTATTGATGTGAGATCACCAGTAGAATTTGAAGAAGGCTCCATACCAAATGCTAAGAATATCCCCATATTAAATGACGACGAGAGAGCAATCGTAGGTACCTTGTATAAACAAGAAAATCAACATGAGGCTAAGATCCAAGGAATACAATTTGCCTCTTATAAATTGCAGAATATTTATGACGAAATCAATCAATTGATAAAAGAACAAAAAAATGTTATTGTATTCTGCTGGAGAGGTGGGCTTAGGAGCGGATCTGTCTGCAGCTTTTTAAGCTCTTTAGGTATCAATGTCTATCAGTTAGAAGGTGGCTATAAGAAATATCGAAAATATGTTATGGACTATTTTGCTGAAGGTAAGTTTAAGCACAAATGCATCGTACTTCATGGCTATACCGGTGTTGGTAAAACTGAAATACTTGAAAAATTAGAAGCGTTAAATATTCCAATTCTCAATTTAGAGAAACTAGTGCGAAATAGTGGTTCTGTTTTTGGACATTTTGCATATAAAGGTACAAAACCTGTAAAACAAAAGGAGTTTGAAGCCAATGCTTTTGAAATCCTTAGAAAAAGTAATAGTGAATATATTGTGGTTGAAAGTGAAGGTCATCGATTGGGTAGTGTTACTTTTCCCCAAGGGCTTTATAACGCCATTATCCGTGGATATCAGGTCTTAATTAATACATCGATTGAGATTAGGGTAGAGCGCCTTGTACATGATTATGTGACAAATACTGAAGGCAACGATGAATTTTTAGCAAATGCAATCACTGGTCTCACAAAACGCATTGGTACCGAAAAGGTGAATCAACATATTGACTGGATTAAAGAGAAGTCTTATGATAAAATTGCAAGAGAGTTGATAATTGAATATTACGATCCTTTGTATTTGCATTCTATCAACAAATATGAATATTCCATGGAAATTAATTACGATGATATTAATGAAGTTGTTCATAAAATAGCTCATCTTTATCATTGCTTAGAAAAAAAATCCTAA
- the pgsA gene encoding CDP-diacylglycerol--glycerol-3-phosphate 3-phosphatidyltransferase gives MNLANKLTIFRIFLVPVFMIFLLNKIPYSVSIAAGIFIIAAITDSLDGYVARKRNEVTNFGKFMDPLADKLLVSSALISLVQMGKISAWIVVIIIAREFTISILRAVAAAEGIVIAASWWGKAKTITQIIAIIAILLNNFPFRYINFPFDMIMMWISVLLTVISGVHYIIINKHVFKG, from the coding sequence ATGAATCTAGCGAATAAACTTACTATTTTTAGAATTTTTTTAGTTCCTGTCTTTATGATTTTTCTTTTAAACAAAATACCTTATAGTGTTTCAATAGCAGCTGGTATATTTATCATTGCGGCAATTACAGATTCCTTGGATGGATATGTAGCGAGGAAGAGAAATGAAGTTACGAACTTTGGTAAATTTATGGATCCCTTGGCCGATAAACTCTTAGTTTCATCCGCATTAATTTCCCTTGTTCAGATGGGAAAAATTTCAGCTTGGATTGTAGTAATAATCATTGCTAGAGAGTTCACAATCAGTATACTGAGGGCAGTAGCTGCAGCAGAAGGTATCGTTATTGCTGCTAGCTGGTGGGGAAAAGCAAAGACAATTACTCAAATTATTGCCATTATCGCAATCTTATTAAATAACTTTCCATTTAGATATATCAACTTTCCATTTGATATGATCATGATGTGGATCTCCGTACTATTGACGGTAATTTCTGGGGTTCATTATATCATCATAAATAAGCATGTTTTTAAAGGATAA